The DNA segment ACCAGGGCGCCCGCGATCAGCAGGGTGGCGCCCGGCGGGCTTTGCGGGTCGCGGCGGCCGTAGGTGGCAATCCAGCCGGCGGTGCCCAGGCTGATGACCTCGATCAGGCCGAACGCCACGGCACCGCGCAGCGGCAGGCCGTGGGTGGCCATGCCCCACCCTGCCAGCGCCAGCCCCGCGCCGGCCAGCACCGCCGGCCACGACCAGCGCGCGCACACCAGCAGCGCGGCAAACGTGACGCCGCTGCCAAGCCAGACCGGCACTGCTTCGGTCGACGCATGCGCCAGCGAGCGCGACACCACGCCGGCGACAAGTACCAGCACGGCGACGATTGCCGCCAGGCGGATCTGTTGCATTGGCCTACCCCCAAGAAAGCTGTTCCTGGCGTGTTCCCGACGTCCTGTTTGTGACTCAGGATAGCCGCCAGCCTGCTGGTGGGGCAAGGTACGTCACTCGACCAGGCAGGCCCCCCGGCGGCGTCAGCCGGACACCCCCAGTGCGCCTTCCACGTTGCGCACCAGGCTGACCAGCCGCGGGCCGATGTCTTCTTCGATCTGCTTGCTCTGCGGGCTGAACACCGGCACCGACGCGGCAAAGATCCACGCTTCGCCGTCGCGCCGCGCGCGCATCGGCACGGCAACCGATTCGACCTCGCGATGCAGGTCGCGATGGCCACGGCAGAAGCCGTGCTCCTGCAGGTCGCGCGTGGCGTCGGCCAGGCGCTGCTGCAGCCAGTCGGCGCGCGTCGGGTCGGCCGCGCGCAGTTGGGCGAGCCAGGCCTCGCGCTCGGCCTCCGGCATCCGCAGCAGGTAGCCGCGGCCGGACCCCGTGCGGGAGATCGATACCCGGGTGCCGACCTCGGGCCGGAACACATGGCTGCCCACGCCCTGGGCGATTTCGACATAGGTCAGCGCGTTGCCGTTGCCGACGATCAGCTCGACCTGCCCGGCGATATGGTCGGCCAGTTCCTGCATGGCCGGCCGCGCCAGCTGGCGCACCGTCATCCGCGCCAGTGCCGGCGCCGCCAGGTTCACCAGCCCGATCCCCGGCACATAGCGCGACAGGCGCTCCGAATAGTGCAGCAGGCCCAACTCGCACAAGGTGTCGAGCAAGCGGAACAGCGTCGGTTTGGCCAGCCCGGTGCGCTCCATCAGCTCGCGGCTGCTCAGCTCCTGCACCGTCGGCGAGAAGCAGTTGAGGATCGAAACGCCCCGGGCCAGCGCGCTGACCAGGCGCGCCTCGCCGTCGGCATCGGCAGGCGGCGGGGTCAGGGAGGGGTGTGCTGAATTCGTCATACAAGGGCCTTCGTCTGGATTTTTTTGATACCAGCGTCTCAAAACCCGGATGTTGCCCTTCGTTGATTCCGAAGTCAAACGTGGGATTTTGAGTTTACAGAGTGAAATTCCAACGCGAGAATCCCAATTCATCGTATTGGACGATCACTTTTTGAAACTGACGTCTCAATATCCCGAATCAACGATTCATCCACGACTTGCAACCGCTCTGCATCAGGAGACACCCCATGCAACAAGCCGTCATCGTCGACGCCATTCGCAGCCCGATGGGCCGCTCCAAGCCGGGATCGGCCTTTACCGAGCTGCATGCCACCGAGCTGCTGGCGCAGGTGCTCAAGGGCCTGGTCGAACGCAACAAGCTCGACCCCGGCCTGGTCGACGACGTCATCACCGGTTGCGTGACGCAGGCCGGCGAGCAGTCCGCCGGCCCGGGCCGCGTGGCCTGGCTGGCCGCCGGCTTCCCTGACCATGTGCCCGCCACCACCATCGACCGCAAGTGCGGCTCGAGCCAGCAGGCCGTGCACTTTGCCGCACAGGGCATCATGGCCGGTGCCTATGACATCGTCATCGCCTGCGGCATCGAGTCGATGAGCCGCGTGCCGATGGGCTCGGCCCGCATCGGCCAGAACCCGTACGGCCCGTCGATGGAAGCGCGCTACGCGCCGGGGCTGGTGTCGCAGGGCGTGGCGGCCGAACTGGTGGCGGCCAGGTACGAACTGTCGCGCCAGGACATGGACAGCTACTCGGCCCGTTCGCACGAACTGGCCGCCGCTGCGCGCGAAAGCGGTGCCTTCCGCCGCGAGATCCTGCCGATCAGCACGCCCAATGGCGTGGTGGAGCATGACGAAACGATCCGCCCCGGCACCTCGGTGGAAAAGCTGGGCACGCTGCAGGCCTCGTTCCGCAACGATGAGCTGAGCGGGCGGTTCCCGCAGATCGGCTGGAATGTCACCGCCGGCAACGCCTCGCAGATCAGTGACGGCGCCTCGGCCATGCTGCTGATGAGCGAATCCATGGCGCAACGCCTGGGCCTGAAGCCCCGCGCGCGCTTTGTCGCCTTCGATGTCTGCGGCGACGATCCGGTGATGATGCTGACCGCCCCGATCGCGGCCAGCCAGCGCGCCATCAAGAAGAGCGGTCTGCAGCTGGACCAGATCGACCACTACGAAATCAACGAAGCCTTCGCCTGCGTGCCGCTGGCCTGGCAGAAGGCGCTGGGCGCCGATCCGGCGCGCCTGAACCCGCGGGGCGGCGCGATCGCGCTGGGCCACCCGCTGGGTGCGTCGGGCGTGCGCCTGATGACCACCATGCTGCATGCGCTGGAAGACAGCGGCCAGCGCTACGGCCTGCAGTCGATGTGCGAGGCCGGCGGCATGGCCAACGCCACCATCATCGAGCGCCTGTAAGACGCCTGCAAACAACCCTGCCGTTCCCGCCAACGCGGGAACGCAGCGAATCTTTTCTTCTAGGAGACACCCATGAAACTCGAAAACATGTCCGCCGTCGTCACCGGCGGTGCTTCCGGCCTGGGCCTGGCCTGCACGCGCCGCCTGGTGGAGCGCGGCGTCGGCGTGGTCATCGCCGACCTGAATGAAGAACGCGGCAACGCCGTGGTGGACGAGTTCGGCGGCAAGGTCCGCTTCGTCAAGGCCGACGTCACCGACACCGACCAGATGAACGCCGTCTACGACGCCGCCGAGGCCATCGCCCCGCTGCGCGCGCTGATCCACTGCGCCGGGCTGGGCGCGCCGGTGCGCGTGGTCGAGAAGGACGGCTCGCCGGGCTCGCTGGAGAAGTACGAGTCGGTGGTGCGCATCAACCTGATCGGCACCTTCAACGCGCTGCGCCTGGGTGCCGCGCGCATGGCAAAGAATGAAATGGTCGACGGCGAGCGCGGCGCCTGCGTGCTGACGGCCTCGGTGGCCGCCTACGAAGGCCAGATCGGCCAGATCCCGTACAGCTCGGCCAAGGCCGGCATCGTCGGCATGACGCTGGTGGCCGCTCGTGACCTGGCGCAGCGCGCCATCCGCGTGTGCACCATCGCCCCGGGCCTGTTCGACACGCCGCTGCTGGCCAGGCTGCCGGAGAACGTGCGCACCTCGCTGGGCGCCATGGTGCCGCACCCGGCACGCCTGGGCGCGCCGGACGAGTACGCCTCGACTGCGCTGCACATCCTGGAGAACCCGATGCTCAACGGCGAGACCATCCGCCTGGACGGCGCCATCCGCATGGCCCCGCGCTGAGCCGCCCTCGATCAACCTCCAGCACTCCCCAATGGCCTTCTTTACCAGGACATCTGCATGAGCGACACGCTGCAACTAGAGACCCGCGGCAATACGCTGCTGATCACCATGAACCGGCCCCAGGCGCGCAACGCCATGGACTTCGAGACCGCGACCGCGCTGGCCGCGGCCATCGACCAGCTGGAAAGCCGTGACGACCTCGCGGTCGCCATCCTGACCGGCGCCGGTGGCACCTTCTGCTCCGGCATGGACCTGAAGGGCTTCCTGGAGGGCAAGCGCCCCAGCCTCCCCGGCCGTGGCTTCGGCGGGCTGACCGAGAAGCTGCCGCGCAAGGTGCTGATCGCCGCGGTGGAAGGCTATGCGCTGGCAGGCGGCTTCGAACTGGCGCTGGCCTGCGACCTGATCGTCTCGTCGAAGGCGGCCAGGTTCGGCCTTCCGGAAGTCAAGCGCGGGCTGGTCGCCGGTGCCGGCGGCCTGATGCGCCTGCCGCGCCGCGTGCCGTACCACATCGCCATGGAATACGCGCTGACCGGCAATATGCTGGGTGCCGAGCAGGCCCATGCCTACGGCCTGATCAACCGCCTGACCGAACCGGGCGAAGCGCTGCAGGGCGCGCTGGCGCTGGCCGGGGAAATCGTCGCCAACGGCCCGCTGGCGGTGGCGGTGAGCAAGCAGATCGTGGCCGAATCGGCGGACTGGAGCAACGAGGAGATGTTCGAGCGTCAGCGACCGTTGCTGGCGCCGGTGTTCACCTCGGCCGATGCGCGCGAAGGCGCCGCGGCATTTGCGGAGAAGCGCAAGCCCGTGTGGACCGGCAAGTAATGCCGTAGTCGCGCTTTTTTGCCTGGACGGCCGGCCGCAAGCCGGCCGTTTGCACATGGCACCGCAGCACAGACATCACAACATGGAGGAGACCCATGAACACCACGCTGCCGCAATCGCTGTGCCCTTCGCCTTCCCGATCGTATTCCCGTTGCGCCAGCCTGCTGGCCGTCACCGCCATCACCACGCTGCCGACGTTCGCACACGCCGCGCCCGCATGGCCCGACAAGCCGATCACCATCATCGTCCCCGGCGCGCCCGGCGGCACCACCGACATCCCCACCCGCCTGGTCGCGCAGAAGCTGTCGGCCATTCTCGGCCAGCCCGTGGTGGTCGACAACAAGCCCGGCAGCGGTGGCATCATCGGCACGCAGGCCCTGCTGCGCGCCGCGCCTGACGGCTACACGCTGGTGGTCGGCAACACCGGCTCGCATGCCATCAACTACAGCGCCTACAGGCAGCTGGCCTACCATCCGCAGGACTTCATGCCGCTGACCGACATGATTTCCTTTCCCAACGTGCTGGTGGTCAACGCACAGGCACCCGTGCGCAACGTGGCCGAGTTGGTGGCCCAGCTCAAGCAATCGCCGGGCAAGTATTCGTATGCCTCGGCGGGCATCGGCCAGACCACGCACCTGACCGCCGAGCTGTTCCGGCTGCGCACCGCCACCGAGGTGCTGCACGTGCCGTACAAGGGCTCGACGCCGGCCACCACCTCGGTGCTGGCCGGTGAAACCAGCTTCATGTTCGACAACCTGACGCAGGCGCTGCCACATATCCGCGCAGGCAAGCTGCGCGCGCTCGCCGTGACCAGTGCCGAGCGTCTGCCGTCATTGCCGGACGTGCCGACCATGGAGCAGGCTGGCGTGAAGGATTTCGTTGTGATGGGATGGCTCGGGGTGTTCGCCCCCGCGAAAACGCCGCCCGCAGTCGCCGCCATCCTGCAGGATGCGCTGTCCCGGGCCATGCGCGATCCCGACGTGGTGGCGAAATTCCGCGACATGGGCGGCATCCCCGGCGGCGAACCGCAGCCCCGCTTCGCCGCGCTGGTCAACGGCGACATCAAGCGCTGGGGCGAGACGATCCGAGCGTCCAGGGTCAGCCTGGACTAGCGCCGCGCCGGCCCGCCTTCGGCAAAGCGGAAGGCGGCCCGGCCCAAAGCCAAATTGACACGGTGCCGGCTGCGGCTTAGGCTCGGCCTACCCTGCGGTATATTCAGCGCGTGCTTAACACGCCAGGCGCCGCCGCGGGCACATAACGACAACGACATCCCGCGAGACGAACACCGTGCCTACCCCCAACGCGCCTTCCCGCCTGGAAAGCCTGCGCCCCGCCCTGCCGATCCTGCTCGGTGCCTCGCTGATGCTCAGTCTCGCCATGGGCCTGCGCCAGAGCCTGGGCATCTTCATGCCGCCGCTGACGCGTGACATCGGCATCTCGGTTTCCGATTTCACCGTGGCCATCGCCGTGCAGAACCTAGTCTGGGGCCTGCTGCAGCCGCTTGCGGGCGCGTGGGCAACGCGGATCGGCTTCCGGCCGCTGATGCTGGCCGGCTCGCTGTCGTATGTGGCCGGGCTGGTGCTGCTGGCGACCGCGCAAGGGATGATCGGCGTCACACTCGGCGCAGGCGTGGCGATCGGCGCTTCCATGGCCTGCACCGGCAGCGCGCTGGCCATGGCGGTGGCGGCACGGCCAGTGCCTGCAGCGCTGCGCAGTACGGTGCTTGGGCTGGTGTCGGGGGCCGGCTCGCTCGGGGCGCTGCTGGCGGCGCCGATCGGGCAGATGGTGACGCAGACCTATGGCTGGCGCGCCGGGCTGGCCGCGTTCGTGCTGCTGGCGCTGGTGATGCTGCCGGCGGCGTGGATGGCCGGGCGCGTGGACAAGCTGCCGCTGCCTACGTTCTCCGGCGCCGACCAGAACAATGCGCGGCAGGCGCTGGGCACGGCGCTGCGGCACGCGCCGTTCATCGTCATGGCGCTGGCGTATTTCGTCTGCGGCATGCAACTGGTCTTCCTGACCACGCACCTGCCGTCGTACCTGGATATCTGCGGCATGGACCCGATGCTCAGCGCGCAGGCGCTGGGCGTGATCGGCGGCTTCAATGTGCTTGGCAGCATCTTCTTCGGCTGGGCCGGCGGGCGCTTCAACAAGCTGATGCTGCTCGGCGGCATCTATACCGTGCGCTCGCTGGCGCTGACCTGGTATTTCTCGTCGGCGCCCACGCCGGGCAGCACGCTGGTGTTCGCTGCGGTGATGGGCTTCCTGTGGCTGGGCGTGGCGCCGCTGGTCTCGGGCTGGATCGCCGAAACCTTCGGCCTGCGCTGGCAGGCCATGCTGGGCGGCGTGGCCTTCTTCAGCCACCAGATCGGCAGCTTTACCGGTGCCTTTGGCGGCGGCGTGGTCTATGACGCGCTGGGGTCGTACACCGTCGCCTGGCAGGCCGGCGTGGCAATGGGGCTGGCGGCTGGACTCGCGCAGATCGCGTTCGCGGTGGCAACGCAGCGCCGGCCGCCGCTGATGGCGACGTCCTGACGGCATCGCGCCGTGTCAGAATCCGGGGTTCCTTCCGGGAACCCCTTTTTCATTTCCGCTGCTGCCAACCTTGGATCTCTTCCGCATCGCCCTGCTGTTTGCCGTGACCGCGCTGGCCGAAATCATCGGCTGCTACCTTCCCTGGCTGGTGCTGCGCCAGGGCAAGAGCGCGCTGTTGCTGCTGCCCGCCGCCGTCTCGCTGGGCCTGTTCGCCTGGCTGCTGACGCTGCATCCCGCCGCCGCCGGGCGCACCTACGCCGCTTACGGCGGCATGTACATCGCGGTGGCGCTGCTGTGGCTGCGCTTCGTCGATGGCCTGGCGCTGACGCGCTGGGATGTGGCCGGCGCTGCCATCGCACTGGCCGGCATGGCCGTGATCGCACTGCAGCCTGCGGCGCAATGATGCCGCGCCTTCAGTGCCAGGCGCTGCCGACCTGGATGTAGAACGCGTTCTGTCCCTTGCTGTGGGCCACGTCGATGCCCATCGACAGGCCCAGCTTGCGCGCGATCATGTAGCGGAAGCCGGCTCCCACGCTGTACACGTTGGCCGCGTCGGAGAAGTCATGCCAGCGCCCATATGCCTTGCCCGCGCCGGTGAAGCCCAGCACTGCCCAGCGCGGCGTGACGTCCCAGCGTAGCTCCACCTCCGCCATGACCGCGTTGCGGTCCTGGTAGCGCCCTTTCTGCACGCCGCGCAGGTCGATGTAGGGCTGGGCGTAGAACGGCACGTCGCCGCTGGAAAAGCGCGTATCGCCCCGCAGCCCCAGGATCAGCGTGCGCGCCAGCGGCAGCCAGGTGAACGCGCGCGCGTTGTACATGTTGAAGGACTGCGTACTGCCAAAGCCGCTGCGCGCGAACTGCGCTTCCAGCTCGGCGTAGATGCCGCGGTTCGGGTAGAAGATGTTGTCGCGCGAGTCGTAGTCGATTACCAGCCCGGCCTTGCCGATGCGCTGGTCGCTCTCCGCGCTGCCCAGCTCGGCGGCATTGCCGAATCTGAAGCTGGTTTGAGAATCGAAATACATGTAGCGCGGGCCGATGTACCAGCGCGTGTCGGCAAGCCGGACCAGCAACTGCTGCACCAGGAAAAAGCCCTGCAGCTGGTAGGCGCGCGGCTGGTTCTGCAGCCCGTAGTAATCCAGATTGGCATTGACCTTGGCCACCGCGCCCAGGTAGCGGTAGCGATCGCCGTCCCAGGTGTGGAAATGCGCCAGCCCAGCGCCCCAGGTGCCGTTCTCCGTGTAGACGCCACCGACGCCGGTGATATTGGGCGGCGCCGGCCCCTTGCCGCTGGCGCGCGCGCTGGCCGCGGCTTCGGGCATCGGCTCCGACAGGAACAGCAACCCCAGGCCCGCGCCATAGCCCACGGCCGGCTCGGTGATGATGGTCGGCACCGGCAGAGCGCCCTTGTGGTGGAGCATGAAATCGCTCAGGTCGAGCTTGCCGTCTTCCGGATCGAAGAACGACAGTTTCCTGGGCGCGGCGGCGTCAGGCGACGGCTCGGCCTGTGCGAGCGCCGCCGGGCACCATGGCAGAACCATCGCGGCGATGACGCCGGCGCATGCCGTGCGTGTGCTGGGCCCTGCCATCAGTGCGGCGTAGCGACGGCGAACGAGACGTGAACTTGCATGGCTTCGGTCATTGTGTTCCATGGATACAGGCCCGCTGCCTGGCCGTTCTGGCTGAATTTAGCGGCATCGGAGCATCCATGGCGCATGGCCGCGCCATGAAGATTTTTTGGTGGCGTATTAAGCAGATTGGCGGCTGGCGTATCGAGGCGGGATCACGTACCAATGCGGTCTTCACCCCGAACGGGGGATGTGCTGGCAATGCCGGCCAATTAGGATAAATACCGAGCGGTCCTCTAGCGGATCCTCAGGCCTTTGCGGCCCGCGTTCGCGCGGGCCTTTTTCTTGCGGCCGGCAGCCGCGCGCGGCGCGGGCAGGTAAGAATCGCCCGCTGTTGTAAATCTGCCCCGGCGCTACTAGCCCTCAGCGCACGTGACGGCGCCAATGCCAGAGCGCCAGGCCGACCAGCCCCGCCGCCACTGCCGCACCGGCAATCTGGATCTGGCGCATCCGTTCCGGCGAACTCCAGCCACCCTCGACCTCCATATGCCCCAGCGAGGCATGGAACAGGTTGCCATCGGAGACCGGTATCTCGTGGGCGCCGCTGAAATGCCGATGCAGGATACGTCCGTACGCCTGCTGCAGCAGGCCTGGCGCCAGCAGGTTGGCCACGCGCGCCAGCCTTGCGACGACGCCTACCGTCACCGCTTGCGAGGTTGGCGCCGCCGCCGCGCGCAGCACGGCACGCGCGACCGCGCTGGCGTCGACCAGCGGCCGCGGCGGACGCAGTACCTTCCCGGTGTAGTTGGCACTGTGGCGCATGCCGGGCGTGTCGGCGGTGGCCGGGAAGATGTCGCAGATGCGGATCTGCGGATAGTCGACCAGCTCGGCGCGCAACGCCTCCGAAAAGCCGCGCAGCCCGAACTTGCTTGCTGTATACGACACGCCATAAGGCGACGGTGCCCACGCCCCCAGCGACACGATGTTGACCAGCACGCCCTTTCGCGCCGCCTTGAAGAAGGGCAGCACCGCATGCGCGCCGTGCAGGTAGCCCAGCAGGTTGATGCGGACTACCTGCTCGTGCGCGGCCACCGGCGTCTCGTCGAACAGGCCCACCGCGCCGACACCGGCATTGTTGACCCAGACATCGATGCCGCCATCGCCGAACTCCGCCGCGCGCTCGGCCAACCGGTGCATCGCCGCCGGCTGCGTGACATCGCCCGGCACGGCCAGCGCCCGTGCGCCCAGCTCGCGGCAGGCCGCGGCGGCGCGTGCCAGCGGCGCCTCGCCGCGCGCGCACAGCACCACGCGCGCCTGGGCGCGCGCGAAGGCCAGCGCGGTGGCCAGCCCGATGCCGCTCGAAGCGCCGGTGATGACAACGGTAAGGGGTCGGGTCGGGGGCATGGCGGACCTCTTCTGGAGTTAACGGCGTATTCCCCCCGGAGCAGCAGGTTCCGTTCCAGCGCCGGGTAGCTGGAATGCAACTTGCCTGTCAGGCAGGCAAGCGGCCGGCGCAGCGGTATGCCGCACCGGTCCCCTGGAACCTGCACAAGGAGCCCGCCATGACCTCGACCGAACAGGAAATCCTGGTGTGCGGCCCGGAAAACGGCCGCTGGCACCTGGAAATGCGCATAGGCAACGGTGCACCGGAGCGGCTCGACGGTGAATTCGATTCGCCCGACATGGCCATCGCCGGCGCCCAGCAGGTCTATCCGTCGATCCCGCTCCGCGTGACCGATATCTCCGGCGCGCCGGTACCCTCGGCCCCCGCGCATGAAGGATCGCTGACCGACTACCACTATGGCGGCCACAGCGTGACCCAGGACGAAAAGCTGACTGGGCGCGCGCATCCGTCCAGCGACACCTCGCAGCCGCCGCCGGGCCCGCATCCCTACCAGGCCACCGATCTTGGCAACCTGCCGGCGGGCACGCCGCGCCACGGCATGTATGGGGTCGCGTCCACACCGGAGGAGGCCGAGGCGGCCGACCGCAAGGACGAGGCGGCGCGGCGCCACACCGGCTCGCGCGACGCCGAAGACTAGGCCGGGCGGCGCCACGGCGGGCGGCAGCACGTACAATCCCGGTTTTACCCTTCGCCCCGCCGCCTTGCTGCCATGACCACCCTCGGAACGCCCCTTTCCCCCTCTGCTACCAAAGTGATGCTGCTCGGCTCCGGCGAGCTGGGCAAGGAAGTGCTGATCGCGCTGCAGCGCCTGGGCGTTGAGACCATCGCCGTCGACCGCTATGACAACGCGCCGGGCCAGCAGGTGGCCCACCACGCGCGCACCATCGCCATGAGCGACCCGGAACAGCTCAAGGCACTGATCGAGGCCGAGAAGCCCCACCTGGTGGTGCCCGAGATCGAAGCCATCGCCACTCCCATGCTGGAAACCCTGGAAGCCGCCGGCACCGTGCGCGTGATTCCCACCGCCCGCGCCGCGCGCCTGACCATGGACCGCGAAGGCATCCGCCGCCTGGCCGCCGAGTCGCTCGGCCTGCCCACCAGCCCGTACAAGTTCTGCGACTCCCTCGACGAACTGCAGGCCGCCATCGACGGCGGCATCGGCTATCCGTGCGTGGTCAAGCCGGTGATGAGCAGCTCTGGCAAGGGCCAGAGCAAGATCGACGGCCCCGAAGGCGTGCAGGCCGCCTGGGACTACGCCATGGCCGGCGGCCGCGTCAGCCACGGCCGCATCATCGTGGAAGGCTTTATCGACTTCGACTACGAGATCACGCTGCTGACCGTGCGCGCCATGGGCGCCAGCGGCCAGGTCGAGACGCAGTTCTGCGCGCCGATCGGCCACGTGCAGGTGAGCGGCGACTATGTCGAAAGCTGGCAGCCGCAGCCGATGCACCCGGCCGCGCTGCAGCAGGCCCAGCAGATCGCGCAGGCCGTCACCGCCGACCTGGGCGGCATGGGCCTCTTCGGCGTGGAACTGTTCGTCAAGGGCGAGCAGGTCTGGTTCAGCGAAGTCAGCCCGCGCCCGCACGACACTGGCATGGTGACCATGGCCACGCAGCACCAGAACGAATTCGAGCTGCATGCGCGCGCCATCCTCGGCCTGCCGGTCGACACCTCGCTGCGCAGCCCCGGCGCCAGCGCGGTGATCTACGGCGGCGTGGACGCGCAGGGCGTGGTGTTCGACGGTGTCGACCAGGCGCTGAGCGTGCCGCAGACCGAGGTGCGGCTGTTCGGCAAGCCCGAGAGCTTCACCAAGCGCCGCATGGGCGTGGCGCTGGCCTATGCGGAGGACGTCGACACCGCCCGCACCCGCGCCAAGGAAGCCGCCAGCCGCGTGCGTCCGCGCGCGGTGGGCTGATAGCTGAAGGAGCGGAAGGCCTCAGAGTACGTGGCTGCCCGCCGTGGCGTGGCCGGGCGGGTGCGGTGCGGCAACCTGCGCGGCGGCCTGCGCAGCGGCCAGCACCGGCGCCATGCGCACGCCGCTGAGGTCGGCTCCGGACGGGGCCTGGTACAGCCGCAGGCCCAGTTCGGGCAGGATCGCCAGCAGGTGGTCGAACACGTCGCCCTGGATGCGCTCGTAGTCCATCCACGCGGTCAGCGCGGTAAAGCAATAGATCTCCACCGGGATGCCCTGCGAATCGGGCTCCATCATGCGCACGTTGAGCAGCAGGTCGTGGTGGATCTCGGGATGCGCCTTCAGGTAGGCAATGCCATACGCGCGGAAGGTGCCGATATTGGTCAGCCGCCGCCGGTTCACTGGGTCATTGCCCGCGGCGATCAGCAGCCGGTTGGCCTCGTCGACCTTGGCCTGCTTCTCCGCCAGGTAGTTGTGCAGCAACTGGTAGCGCATCAGCGCATGCACCTCGTCGTCTTCCAGGAAGCGCACGCTGCTGGCGTCGATGCGCAACGTCCGCTTGATCCGGCGCGCGCCTGACTCGAACATCTGCCGGTAATTGCGGTAGCTCTCCGAGAACAGCTTGTAGGTCGGCACCGTGGTCACGGTGTTGTCCCAGTTCTGCACCTTGACCGTATGCAGCGCGATGTCCTTGACGTAGCCATCGGCATTGCATTGCGGCATCTCGATCCAGTCGCCGATGCGCAGCATGTCGTTCGAGGTCAGCTGCGTGCTGGCCACCAGCGACAGCAGCGTGTCCTTGAACACCAGCAGCAGCACCGCCGACAACGCGCCCAGGCCCGACAGCATCCACAGCGGCGAGCGGTTGATCAGGATCGACAGCACCAGCACCGCGCACACCAGCCCCAGCCCGAGCCGCCCCACCTGGATATAGCCCTTGATCGAGCGCGTCTG comes from the Cupriavidus sp. P-10 genome and includes:
- the purT gene encoding formate-dependent phosphoribosylglycinamide formyltransferase produces the protein MTTLGTPLSPSATKVMLLGSGELGKEVLIALQRLGVETIAVDRYDNAPGQQVAHHARTIAMSDPEQLKALIEAEKPHLVVPEIEAIATPMLETLEAAGTVRVIPTARAARLTMDREGIRRLAAESLGLPTSPYKFCDSLDELQAAIDGGIGYPCVVKPVMSSSGKGQSKIDGPEGVQAAWDYAMAGGRVSHGRIIVEGFIDFDYEITLLTVRAMGASGQVETQFCAPIGHVQVSGDYVESWQPQPMHPAALQQAQQIAQAVTADLGGMGLFGVELFVKGEQVWFSEVSPRPHDTGMVTMATQHQNEFELHARAILGLPVDTSLRSPGASAVIYGGVDAQGVVFDGVDQALSVPQTEVRLFGKPESFTKRRMGVALAYAEDVDTARTRAKEAASRVRPRAVG
- a CDS encoding mechanosensitive ion channel family protein codes for the protein MSFDALLELFQQRIPAHPWAQITLYVVVLVLIAALAQWLFGHVMSRIAHRVLTVWGKAPWSKALTRHRAYRRFGYAVGFAVITAGIGEVPHMGRYALLVERLAHSSLWICFFLMLGGVLGAWQDVYASSRRAQTRSIKGYIQVGRLGLGLVCAVLVLSILINRSPLWMLSGLGALSAVLLLVFKDTLLSLVASTQLTSNDMLRIGDWIEMPQCNADGYVKDIALHTVKVQNWDNTVTTVPTYKLFSESYRNYRQMFESGARRIKRTLRIDASSVRFLEDDEVHALMRYQLLHNYLAEKQAKVDEANRLLIAAGNDPVNRRRLTNIGTFRAYGIAYLKAHPEIHHDLLLNVRMMEPDSQGIPVEIYCFTALTAWMDYERIQGDVFDHLLAILPELGLRLYQAPSGADLSGVRMAPVLAAAQAAAQVAAPHPPGHATAGSHVL